Proteins from one Coturnix japonica isolate 7356 chromosome 5, Coturnix japonica 2.1, whole genome shotgun sequence genomic window:
- the FGF4 gene encoding fibroblast growth factor 4: MPLPAALLPALLLGLLWPGAVRGRPPPGRLPAGPRQRRWDAALFARSVARLPAERRDAARDGDYLLGIKRLRRLYCNVGIGFHIQVLPDGRIDGIHSENRYSLLEISPVERGVVSIFGVRSGLFVAMNSKGKLYGSTHFNDECKFKEILLPNNYNAYESRIYPGMYIALSKNGRTKKGNKVSPTMTVTHFLPRI, translated from the exons ATGCCTCTCCCCGCGGCGCTGCTGCCGGCGctgctcctggggctgctgtggcCGGGGGCGGTGCGCGGCCGGCCGCCCCCGGGCCGCCTCCCCGCCGGGCCCCGCCAGCGGCGCTGGGACGCGGCTCTCTTCGCCCGCTCCGTGGCGCGTCTCCCGGCCGAGCGCCGCGATGCCGCCCGCGACGGCGACTACCTCCTGGGCATCAAGCGGCTGCGGCGTCTCTATTGCAACGTGGGCATCGGTTTCCACATCCAGGTCCTGCCCGACGGCCGCATCGATGGGATCCACAGCGAAAACCGATACA GTCTGCTGGAAATCTCCCCTGTGGAAAGAGGAGTGGTGAGCATATTTGGTGTTAGAAGTGGACTCTTCGTGGCCATGAATAGCAAAGGCAAACTCTATGGATCT accCATTTCAATGACGAGTGCAAATTCAAAGAGATCCTCCTGCCAAACAACTACAATGCTTACGAATCCAGGATTTATCCCGGGATGTACATAGCCCTGAGCAAAAACGGAAGAACAAAGAAAGGCAATAAAGTATCTCCCACAATGACGGTGACACATTTTCTTCCTAGAATCTGA